The sequence below is a genomic window from Nicotiana tomentosiformis chromosome 6, ASM39032v3, whole genome shotgun sequence.
GTGCACTGGTTTAGTAGTACATGCAAGCACACTTAAGCGTTTAAATAAATCTCACAACATTGGAGTTCAACCAAGATCTGGAACTGTAAAATACTCATCGTCATCTGGGATTTCAATTCTGGGCTTCTTGTAAGACATTTGATATCTGGTTTGCTTGTAAATATTATGTGTGTTGCTCGACTGAGATACTGATAGCTCGGGTACTTCAGCTGCTGTTTGTTCACCAAAGAGATCAATGTCTCCCAACCACTCAAGTTCACCTAGCTCAAGTAGCTCCTTCTGTATAAGTTGAAACAATCAAATCGTTATTTGTCACAAGACCAAGAAAATATTGAATCAAGAGTCATCATAAATTCATAGATTAGACTGAAATTTGAGCTAGGCCAACTTCACAGATACATGGAATGGTTATAACATGTACTCCTTGGAAATAATATTAGAAAGTCTTCATGTCAGAGCAAAGGCGGATGCAATATAGGTACCGCGGGTTTAGCTGAATCAAACATTTTTGACATGGAACTTAGATATATAAGTGAAACAATCACTCTAAAAGTTTCgacaaatattaaattttgaacctataatttcaaaCGTGGAACGGGTTCAATAGTAAGAACACAAAAATTGAATCCATCAAGTTTAAATCCTGGACCCGCCTCTCTGTCAGAGTGTCACAAATTCAAGTTCAATGCTTGAGCTGCTTTACCAAGAGAATTGATAGATAGGGTActtgaaaaatgaagaagaaataagtTTGCCTTACCTTGTCAGACGAATCATAATCTGGAAATCCTAGTAAATCATCAACTGGCCAAGATGGTGATGTGATACCGGACAATTGATGTGGAGGCATTTTCAGGCTAACTTGTTGAGAATTCTGCTGAGGTGGTTGCGGTGGCTCCAATTGGGTTTTTACTGCATCCTTATTACAGCTTGAGCTCAAGGCTACTCGAATTCCAGTGGCTAGGAAGCGCTGGTGGTTTGCAGCAAGGCTGCTGGCAGAATGAATTGCTTCATCACAGTCCTTGCAAAAGAGAGCTCTATCCTCAACACAGAAGATGAAGGCTGCTTTATCCTGCATACATGACAGTTCAAGGTAAACGTTAGTAATAATGAAGTCTCCCAAAGAATGTTAAATTTCTTTGGAATATAAGGTTGTCGTCCTTTAGTTCCCTTTTTGTTTTCTGGCCTGTTTACATTCATTTTCTGAGGTTAATTAACCATGTTCAGAAAGATCATCTTCCCTAGCTTCTCAAGGTATCACTCGACTCACATATGCACGTTCTTGTTGTAGACTATTCAAGGACCTCTAAAGGTATGAGTAGATACCTGCAATAAGATATACATGGAATTTCGTTTGAGGTTTTCGGTCCTTAAATGGGTCGACACCATCATAGTTCACCCTGCCAACGGATTTTTATATTTCAGTTTGCTCTTACTTTCAGATAATGCAACAAGTGAAAGATTTTCTTATAGCCGAGAAATTTGATGTTTCCAACTACGAAACTCTGTGGATAATAAGTTATTAAGTCTgctcctctattcttctccacttaaatactagAGTCAGTTTCCCAGTAGGTTCAAACTCATGATGTGCACCTAAACAAACATTCAGCGCTATACTACCTTTGCCAATTGGAAACATATACTATCCCTCAACCATCAAACCATTTTTTTTTATGAAACATCCATCAAAccatttttattttatgaaacatCCATCAAACCATTTTATTGTGCCCAATTCTACATTCATAACCCAATATTTCCTTTGCAATACTTATGGTATGAGGTTTAAGACGTGAGTCTGGGAAGTGGGAACCCTCTCTCCCCTTTTTCTTTCATTAGTAAAGCAAGATCCGGTTCGGGCACGTGATGAGGAGAGACAGAGACGCTCTGGTTacgaggtgtgagaggttgaccatggCGGGTCTGAGAAAAGGTACAAGTAAGCCAAAGAAGTAacggggagaggtgattaggcaggacatgatgTTGCTTCAACTTACCGAGAACATGACCCTCGATAAGAAGGTAAGACCCTCGATAGGAAGGTAAGGAGGTCGAGAATTAAGGTTGAAGGTTGATAGATAGTCAAGGGTTTCTACTAGTAATTAGTAATATTCTTATATTTTCTTGTTCCTAGAGCCTTGGTATTACAAGTTGTGTCATTTTTACACAGTAATATTAGTACTCTTATGGTATTACTTATCTCTTGATCTTTATTATTACACGTTGTGTCTTTGTTTTTTtcttgttgctattgttggttgCTTCCTTTTTACcgttccttgagccgagggtttATTGGAAACAGTTTATCGACTTTCACACAAGGGATAAGGTTTGCATGCACATTAACACTATATAtgccacttgtgggattacaagTGGTTTGTtgttgggtttgttgttgttgttgtagtaaagCAAGAAATCTATTATTGCTAAATATACTATAAAACGGCAACCTAACGGTATATGTCGTGGGAGACAATAATAAATTAAAGATTAAGTAATAAATAAATGTGGCCAGTTCCTTAACCTCTTATAAACTAATAAGACCTCTAATCAAAAGGAATATGTAAAGTTAAATTTTCAATAGCCAAGGACCAACTTTAGCTATAGGATTGACATATTAACACAATCTGGACTAGAACAAAATTATTCTATAAACAGGCACATGATTACAGTCAGACCTCTATCTAAGATTATCATCATATAACAAGTTTTTCTTGGAATATATcttttgttatgttatttataaGAGAACTTCACTATAGCATTCAAAAAAAATATCGAAACAAACGCGACTAGATAGGTTTGACACTATATAAAGTAGAAAAAAGTTTCCTTACTTGGCAAATATCACAAGGAGGAAGCTTGTTAGAGAGACACTGAAGATGAAGCCTCTGATGCTTACTTGCCAGTTTATTTGCTGCATGAACTTCAATATCACATTTAGCACACAAAGCTGCCTCATCAGCACAGCAAATTACAGTAGCTTGAGCTTTCTCACATACATCACACTGGATCTTCATCTTTATTACTAATATAACTCAACTCCTATCTCTTACAACTAATTCAGGACATACCCTTTTGAATTTAGcacaagaaaaagaaggaaattaGTGTTTGGAAGCTTTTCAGATGTATTTTCAAGAATTAAAGACTACCCAAATTCTGGTAAGTGAAAaggttcagaccaaaaccaaACTTTGTGTCTGCAGATGAACAGAAAATCTAAAGAGAGGGGAAAATGGGAGAAAGAACAGGAAAGAAGTAGAGAGTCTATAGGCAACTTTTAGACAATTAAATAACTGGAGGAGATTTCAAGaagattttattttaattaaaggCAGTGAAGATAAGGGAATTGGATTTGCGTATAAAATACTAGACTACTATTGTGACAACACAGCATTTGTGGGACCCCTTTCCCCTCCCCCAATAACACTATGTGTGGCTATTGGATTGCCGTTAATATTAGTGGCCACAAATATTTGGAGCCATATTTATTACTCCCTAGTCCCTCCATCTACCATAGTATTGGTTGGTGAGAGTGGAAATAAAATATTCAACGTATTTGATTTAAGAAAAATTGCATTTTTAGTACTTACTTACTAGTTTATAAAGATGATCTAATTTATGTCCTAGTTTTAGAATGTGTGATTTTGGTACCTAGTTTAAAGGGTTTGTAAAATTTTTATCCTTCTTTTGAAATCGATAAAAGAATGAGACCTCTTCTAATTAGTGCTAATTTCGTATGAAAATGTTATGTCACCTGCGTGAGCATAACCTATGGTCAACTCTTTTGAtagtttgaattttttttatttatttacaaaTCCTTTTTGCGTGCAGATTAGAGGAATAGAGTTATATCAATTACCACCACTTTAGTGCAGGaaaagaaatttaaaaagaaaaatatgaacaaGGAATGTGATTGTATGGTAAAAATTTCTCCATTTCTAATCAGAGAGTTTTGATTCGAAACTTGAAATAGAGTTACTTTTGATAGGAAACGATAAATCccttatactatactatactttTTACGGCACCGAATActtaaagaaaaggaaaagaaattctTAGGTGAGGATTTGAGCCTTCAGCTGAGGGTGTAGCAGCCAGCAGGGGAGGAGAGAAACTAGATTATTGTTTTTTGGTC
It includes:
- the LOC104099661 gene encoding B-box zinc finger protein 24-like; protein product: MKIQCDVCEKAQATVICCADEAALCAKCDIEVHAANKLASKHQRLHLQCLSNKLPPCDICQDKAAFIFCVEDRALFCKDCDEAIHSASSLAANHQRFLATGIRVALSSSCNKDAVKTQLEPPQPPQQNSQQVSLKMPPHQLSGITSPSWPVDDLLGFPDYDSSDKKELLELGELEWLGDIDLFGEQTAAEVPELSVSQSSNTHNIYKQTRYQMSYKKPRIEIPDDDEYFTVPDLG